The DNA region GAGTTTGTCGGCCAACCACAACATGAAATATTGGCGCCATCATTGGCGGCCTTCATCGAAAAAATTAAACCAAGAATTGTCAGCGAAGAAATGGAGTAGGGTATAGCCAAATTGATCTGGATCAAGTAATTTGAGCATTAGTTATTTGTAGTTGTAACGTATCCGAGCGTTGAGGTTGTAACGGTGTAGTAGCGCTCACCAAACCGAGTACGAAGGAAAGAGCATAGAATGACAACAATAAATCCAGCTCAATTACGTGAAGGGCAATTAACTTATTTAGTTGCTGAAGATTTAAAAATGGCGGCGTCGCTGCTGTATCAGGCCTATCATGATGATGCCTTACTCATGTCAATTTTTCAGGCCGATAAACCGGATTATGAAAAACGGTTACGAGCCGCGATACGTGAAGAGTTGATGGCCTTTTGGGAAGCACAGCAGCCCATGCTCGGTGTTTTTGATGGTGAGTCATTAATTGGTGTGGTTTGTTTAACCCAGCCGGGCAAAAGTTTTGGGCCAGGAAAATACTGGCACTGGCGTCTGAAAATGCTATTAACTGCGGGCTATGTGAGTACCATGCAGTTGCTCGAAAAAGAACGTTTAATTCAGGAAGTGATTGGTGGTGATGATTACCACATGCTGGCGTTTATTGCGGTAAGTCCACGTTATCAGCAACAGGGGTGGGGTGATCTATTGGTTCGTGCCGCAAAAGCGGCATTGGATGAAGAGCCGCAATCGCGTGGTTTA from Pseudidiomarina andamanensis includes:
- a CDS encoding GNAT family N-acetyltransferase is translated as MTTINPAQLREGQLTYLVAEDLKMAASLLYQAYHDDALLMSIFQADKPDYEKRLRAAIREELMAFWEAQQPMLGVFDGESLIGVVCLTQPGKSFGPGKYWHWRLKMLLTAGYVSTMQLLEKERLIQEVIGGDDYHMLAFIAVSPRYQQQGWGDLLVRAAKAALDEEPQSRGLAVYVTQPQHLKLFEQNSYELVQELDVGDIRGKLLFQSRVQAQEVNRAV